Genomic segment of Sporanaerobacter acetigenes DSM 13106:
TGCATCATAGGAATACTTCATCTTGTACAAATTTTCTATATTAACAGCTAAATTATTTTTTATAGTTTTTATGAAAGTTGTATCTTCTACATTTTTCAAATCATGAAGTTTTTGGACAATTTCTCTTACCTTTTCTATATTTTCTTTGTTTATTTCAATTTTTTCTCTATGAAGAGCTATGATACTATCATAAATATCTTTTCCCATTTTTCTTCCGTAAATTTCTACAGAAATTTTTTCTGCCTCTTCATAGCTTAAATCTCTTTTTAGTCCTAAAAATTTGGCAATAGAAAATTCATCTTTAAATTGCATTTCATCTATGGACTCATACACTTTCTGCAGTGTAGCTTCCCCTAAATCTATATCTTTTTTCATAAGTTTTGTGATGGAATCATAGTCCAATTTTTCTATTATTTCATTTAAATATTCCTTGCTCATTTCAAAAGATTTTATATTCTCCAATGTGATGGGAAGCCCATTTTCTAAAAGAATTTGACATATTTCTATATTTTCCACTGTAGGTTCTATCCCCATTTTAGCAAGAAAATCCTCAGTCTTTCTAATTTCCTTTTCTTCTACTTCTTTTTTTTCTTCAATCTTCAAGGATACTATATTTTCTTTGTCTATTTTTACATCTTCGCCAATTTCCTCTTTTAATTCTTCCTTCAATTTAAGCGTGTAGTTGACTACTTTCCCTCCAACTTGAGACTCTATTTTTACATTTTTTCCTTGGCACTCTATCAATTTCCCTTCTACATCAAAAAACAATGTAGGCTTTAAGCCATAAGTATCTATTAAATTTTCTTTTCCTACAATTCCTATTGAATTCATATATACCATCCTCATCTTTTTTCTACTAATTTTATCGTCCAATAGTGAATTTTCTTTAAATATTGAACTTTTTATTTCTAATTTTATGCCGATAATATATAATAGAAGATAAAGGAGAGTGATCTCTTTGGTTAGAATAGATTCTATAAATACGAATAATAATATATCTAGAGTAGAAAAAATAGAAAACAACAATAAAAATGTTGTAAATACTACATTTAAAGAAAAATTAGAAAATATTCAGCAAGAACAAATAAGAGAAGAATTAAAAATTCTATTTAACAAAATTGAAACTCAAACTACAAAACTTCAAGATAGACTGTTTATTGAAGATTTAGTTGAATACAAAAAACTTGTAAAAGAATTTTTAAATGTTTCCGTCAACAATTCTCATGTATTCTACAAAGAAAATTCTTTGGATAGAAGAGGCCGTCACAGGGTATATTCTATAGTGAAACAAGTAGATAGTGAATTAGACGGACTAACTAAAGATTTTTTGGATATTGAAGGAAACAGACTAAAAATCTTAAAAAGACTAGACAGTATAAAAGGTTTACTTCTAGATATTTTTACCTAAAATATTGACGAAGCTTTATTGTATGCTATGATTAAATTAAATTCTAATTGAGATTGGGGGGAAAAATAATGGACACAAGTTTAAAGGGTTTGCTATTAGCAGGAATAGGTAGTATGGCTCTTACTTATGAAAAGGCTAACGAAATGGTTGATACTCTAGTTAAAAAAGGAGAACTAACTGTAAATCAAGGAAAAGAATTAAATGAAGAATTAAAAAGAGTAGTAGAATCTCAAAAAACCGGTCAAAAATCTCAAAATGTAGATGCTGAAACACTAAAAAGTGTTTTACAAGAATTGAATTTACCTACAAAAGCTGATATTGACGAATTAAAGACTAGAATAGATAATTTAGAAAAAAATAATTAGCATAGGAGGAAAATACCTTGATATACAATATATCAAGGTATTTTTTAAACAATATGGATACGAATTATACTAAAAAAAGGTTTAAGGAAATAGCTTCTGTGTCCATAAAACATGGACTTAAAAAAGGCATAAGTGACCCAAGAGAATTTCGTCTTACTCTAGAGGAATTGGGACCTACTTTTGTCAAAATTGGACAAATACTATCTACAAGACCAGATATCTTTCCCAATGAATATATTTTAGAGCTTCAAAAATTGCAAGATGATGTAAAGCCTGAAGAATACAGTACTGTAAAAAATGTTGTTGAAAGCGAATTGGGAAATACATTGGAAGAAATTTTTCTATACTTTGAAGAAAAACCTATAGCCTCTGCTTCATTAGCCCAAGTTCATTTGGCTATACTGAAAACTGGAGAAAAAGTTGTAGTCAAAGTTCAAAGACCATTTGTGAAGGAAAAGATGACAGCAGATATAGCTATACTTAAGAAACTAGCTCCAGTCATCAATTTTACTCCTACTGGAAGTGCTATGGATGCCAGAGAAGTAGTAGAAGAACTTTCAAATGCCACTGAAAAGGAATTAGATTTTGAAAATGAAATGAAGAATATTGAAAAATTTTGTGAAAACAATGAAGATGTCAATTTCATATTGTGCCCAAAAGTATATGGAAAATATTGTACTGACAAAATAATCGTAATGGACTACATAGATGGAATAAAAATTGACAATATGAGTATTTTGCAAGAAGAAGGCTATGATTTAAAAGACATAGCTACCAAACTTACTTATAATTATTTTAAACAGATATTTGAAGATGGTTTTTTTCATGCAGATCCTCATCCTGGAAATATCCTCATTCATGAAAATAAAATTGCTTATATTGACTTTGGACTTATGGGGCAATTAGATAACAATATGAAAAAAAAGTTCAATGAACTACTAGAAGCAGTCGTCGATAGAGATGTAAATCAAATGACTAGAGCAATTTTAAAAATTGGGCAAAAAAGAGGCCCCGTAGACGACAAACAATTGTATAGAGATATTGAAATAATGTACGATCAATATATTGAAGAATCTATGTATGATTTTGATATACCTCAAATAATGGAAGAAGTATTTAAAGTATGCAAAACCAACAATATATATATGCCCAAAGATATTACATTGTTGTTAAAAGGTCTTTTAACTATTCAAGGAGTCATAGTTAAATTAGATACAGAAATAAATATCATGGATGTAGCTCTTCCCTATATGAAAAACCGTCTTGCCAATGAAACACTTAAAAACTTAAATGTAATGGATGCATTGGAAAAACTCTATCTATCAATTAGAGCAAATATGAAAATATCTACCAAATTGCTAGATTTAATCAATCAGGCTTTAAATGGAAAATTGAAAGTTCAATTAGAGTTTAAAGAAATAGAAGATAGCATAGGTGAGTTAAATAAAATGGTCAATAGATTGGTCTTTGGCATGATTGTAGCAGGGCTTGTTGTCAGTTCTTCTATAGTTCTAAATGCCAATATAGGGCCTAAAGTTTATGGTATATCCATTATAGGTATAACTGGATATTTAGGAGCTGCCGTAGCAGGTTTTTGGCTACTCATATCTATACTGCGATCAGGAAAATTGTAAATAAAAGTCCCTAGTTTTAAAAACTAGGGACTTTTATTTTCACCATTATTCTACTTTGAAACTTAAACCTCCATTTTCCACATCTACTACTACATTGTCTTTATCTTTGACTCTCCCACTTATGAGTAGTTTTCCAAGTTGAGTTTCTATTTCTCTTTGAAGAAATCTCTTTACTGGTCTTGCTCCATATTGAATCGAATAAGCTCTATCTAAAACAAATTCCTTTGCTTTATCTGTAAGCAAAATAGATATTTCTCTATCTTCAAGTTTAGAACCAATATCTCTAACTTGCAAATCTATAATATGGAATATTTCTCTTCTTCTAAGTGGTTTAAACAAGACTATTTCATCTATACGATTCAAAAATTCCGGCTTGAAAGTTCTTCTCATATCTTCCATGACTCTTTCTCTTGCAGCTTCACTTATGGTTCCATCTTCTTTTATGTCCTCTAATAGATAGGATGAACCTAGATTCGATGTCATGATGATGACTGTATTTTTAAAATCCACAGTTCTCCCTTGATTGTCTGTAAGCCTTCCATCATCTAATACTTGAAGCAAAACATTGAATACATCTGGATGGGCTTTTTCTATTTCATCAAACAATATGACAGAATAGGGTTTCCTTCTTACAGCTTCTGTAAGCTGTCCTCCTTCATCATATCCTACGTATCCTGGAGGTGCTCCAATGAGTCTTGATACTGAAAATTTCTCCATATACTCAGACATATCTATTCGTATCATATTTCTTTCATCATCAAATAGGGCCTCTGTCAAAGTCTTCGCCAATTCAGTTTTCCCAACTCCTGTAGGCCCTAAAAATATAAAGGAACCAACAGGTCTATTTAAGGATTTAAGTCCTGCTCTTGCTCTTATGACTGCATCGGACACACTTTGTACTGCTTCATCTTGACCTATAACTCTCTTGTGAAGTATTTCATCTAAATGAAGGAGTTTTTCTCTTTCACTTTCTACAAGTTTAGTCACTGGAATACCTGTCCATTTAGATACTACTTCGGCTATCTCTTCTTCTGTGACTTCTTCTTTAAGCATTCTATCTTGACTTTCATTTAGGGCCTTGGCTTCTTCCAACTTTTTCATGAGTTCTGGAAGTTTGCCATATTTAAGCTGAGACAATTTTTCCAAATCATACTTTCTTTCTGCTTCTTCTATTTCATGTTTAGTAAAATCTATTTGTTCTTTTATCTCTTTTACTTTTCTTATATTCTTCTTTTCATCTTCCCATTTAGCCTTTTTTGATTCATAGCTTTCTTTTAGTCCCGACAATTCACCTTCCAATCTTTCAAGTCTCTTTGCTGATGCTTCGTCAGTTTCTTTCTTTAGGGCTTCCCTCTCAATTTCAAGTTGCATGATTTTTCGCCTTATTTCATCTAGTTCTACAGGCATACTATCTATTTCTGTCCTCATCATGGCAGAAGCTTCATCCATTAAA
This window contains:
- a CDS encoding YaaR family protein; the protein is MVRIDSINTNNNISRVEKIENNNKNVVNTTFKEKLENIQQEQIREELKILFNKIETQTTKLQDRLFIEDLVEYKKLVKEFLNVSVNNSHVFYKENSLDRRGRHRVYSIVKQVDSELDGLTKDFLDIEGNRLKILKRLDSIKGLLLDIFT
- a CDS encoding phasin family protein, giving the protein MDTSLKGLLLAGIGSMALTYEKANEMVDTLVKKGELTVNQGKELNEELKRVVESQKTGQKSQNVDAETLKSVLQELNLPTKADIDELKTRIDNLEKNN
- a CDS encoding ABC1 kinase family protein, yielding MIYNISRYFLNNMDTNYTKKRFKEIASVSIKHGLKKGISDPREFRLTLEELGPTFVKIGQILSTRPDIFPNEYILELQKLQDDVKPEEYSTVKNVVESELGNTLEEIFLYFEEKPIASASLAQVHLAILKTGEKVVVKVQRPFVKEKMTADIAILKKLAPVINFTPTGSAMDAREVVEELSNATEKELDFENEMKNIEKFCENNEDVNFILCPKVYGKYCTDKIIVMDYIDGIKIDNMSILQEEGYDLKDIATKLTYNYFKQIFEDGFFHADPHPGNILIHENKIAYIDFGLMGQLDNNMKKKFNELLEAVVDRDVNQMTRAILKIGQKRGPVDDKQLYRDIEIMYDQYIEESMYDFDIPQIMEEVFKVCKTNNIYMPKDITLLLKGLLTIQGVIVKLDTEINIMDVALPYMKNRLANETLKNLNVMDALEKLYLSIRANMKISTKLLDLINQALNGKLKVQLEFKEIEDSIGELNKMVNRLVFGMIVAGLVVSSSIVLNANIGPKVYGISIIGITGYLGAAVAGFWLLISILRSGKL
- the clpB gene encoding ATP-dependent chaperone ClpB, which codes for MNIEKFTQKSQETIERSQELAIKYESPQVDDLHLFLALMEDNEGLIPRLVNLMGEKSELVKDDVQREVERLPKQLGGGSLYNSRVYAKILLKAEDEAKKMNDEYIGVEHLFISLLKERGIASEKILKKYNINLERFMDALRKVRGNQNINSDNPEGTYNVLKKYGRDLVDEARSGRLDPVIGRDEEIRNVIRILSRRTKNNPVLIGEPGVGKTAIVEGLAQRIVNGDVPEGLKDKTIFSLDMGALIAGAKFRGEFEERLKAVLKEIEKSDGQIIMFIDEIHNIVGAGKAEGAMDASNLLKPMLARGELHCIGATTLDEYRQYIEKDQALERRFQKVLVSEPDVEDTIAILRGLKEKYEIHHGIRISDSAVIACATLSDRYISDRFLPDKAIDLMDEASAMMRTEIDSMPVELDEIRRKIMQLEIEREALKKETDEASAKRLERLEGELSGLKESYESKKAKWEDEKKNIRKVKEIKEQIDFTKHEIEEAERKYDLEKLSQLKYGKLPELMKKLEEAKALNESQDRMLKEEVTEEEIAEVVSKWTGIPVTKLVESEREKLLHLDEILHKRVIGQDEAVQSVSDAVIRARAGLKSLNRPVGSFIFLGPTGVGKTELAKTLTEALFDDERNMIRIDMSEYMEKFSVSRLIGAPPGYVGYDEGGQLTEAVRRKPYSVILFDEIEKAHPDVFNVLLQVLDDGRLTDNQGRTVDFKNTVIIMTSNLGSSYLLEDIKEDGTISEAARERVMEDMRRTFKPEFLNRIDEIVLFKPLRRREIFHIIDLQVRDIGSKLEDREISILLTDKAKEFVLDRAYSIQYGARPVKRFLQREIETQLGKLLISGRVKDKDNVVVDVENGGLSFKVE